In Lineus longissimus chromosome 9, tnLinLong1.2, whole genome shotgun sequence, one genomic interval encodes:
- the LOC135493086 gene encoding arf-GAP with Rho-GAP domain, ANK repeat and PH domain-containing protein 1-like isoform X1: protein MATQTIHDWLKGIQLDCYAQLFESSGYFDLTQCISLTEDNLNAIGVGPLGHRKRILAHLPDADILFGLVPAPPPQQLEQCVDYVNLPDGDDYVNVQDDVGNVPALPPKTDRPAESLRPKPAPRNRRSVARSRAGSDMKETEQEVSSLSENNGQRKRPVPQPRARMSPGLKQKPNDSSAGSFESESLADSRNSQTFEKSGLKSMQNDLVCESSKPIHDTQSPDIELASPEEMKIFKIGMDSATSTEDKTEKDFLSRLAEIETQINADLLDLDKQMSDDSDDSDTDGVGQPQTAVSVSALSGETETVQSSGGSVAKYGVASDVNRWQDNNSGGHALFNTQVPLPQSFNMVGNAQASYDVPKSTLSSSPALTGCDVPNTVVPLQPCYDIPSVPVPVRTREDSESDEDETYDVPPPPQRKQDETYDVPPSPLQINTDEDQTYDVPNQRGSDIYEPIWIVSSQAAQVSNSDQQEVKPIQTNALLDSFGTSMTLGVSQTLSNSLPPSFPDGSSADPNQGGNILDFSPPVRNFEQLLPEPPKLRPMPAELTEFDPLQNVDTTVMRSAGPLENVGEDEIYDAPPPSFAPPALPTLPVRKAPPPPVPPRITETLPETLGQKSDVVENVYIEGSFDEFSKLRAESTTSSLGSRNSMPVHPPPPVPLMTSPMTTPTRIAPPPPIMEEYSLLDRDPFSSTPPKPQMPFKVASISSSPKGRLDSDDELGGARKSRMDSFGGVSTDDNLSLSDGGEFMESCEDLHTVSKMVGMKPAISQKRIPITQATSSQRTVQRSGFLFKQDSGQRILSPSWTKRWVVFNGDDLRYYEEKKSMVSKRIIPVAVMRNVENEIKQGDSKPNRFKLKTVDRMYIFAADKIDDLFLWTNTLMEAIITNQGKGIGSLPEGLWMNSPDREGFLKMDGMKGKVFVAIKGEKLCYYNNKEDFKVGSPIHQIDMKLCAVKEVGKNKIQLPTNYKTFNFTCESIAETHMWKKAMEDAVAEGLSDTKVVGIVYENESNQFCADCDASDPSWASINLAIVMCKRCAGIHRQLHTPASKVRSLKLDTKVWTPTVIKLFHMIGNKVANEFWIGMIQGINKISPESDDLSRQQFIETKYQERKYCKFHHLKDNMEALDEALCKSALTEDVAETMKLIFSGANMMYISDKYAPPMTSLQLAKKEGKTLQAEFLYHNGAEAGEKVTPGRRNSDNYRRRIVTHKGYLYKTGANQKAMRCRGYLYKISSRRSDFLKRWCILEHCTLCYYQDEKSMTAKDSIESKDMISLCVTKVEKQEYPFELNTTKYGGRIYLFGAESEEARQEWMKRVAQSFSPSDAISLINDFTKAGYVFLRDGVATSWVQCWLQLRGKELAFFSESDQQFDGADVRKLVGSKRFEENGCAECFEKGFHFVMDFPGRAWYIQADSVVETESWYSLIDKCTKESGNSLAEQQLTSENVPIIVEKCLSFVAAHGIQVQGIYRLNGTHSKINRLLQDFHNDARSVHLKLEDYEVHDVANCLKRFFRTLNDPLLTCGLHKNLVEAAALTDHDSKLQFYHFYLSKLPSVNYITLRKVIMHLNSVSEQECVNKMGVTNLASIFGPALMVVDQGENTGYGSTNHEIACLADLILYHKWLFDIQDTERHLEEKIQMAQEKIKRAATVKGHGGDIMIPIYIGKKALDRSHNQRIPATKIAQEVVDYIVETAKLPQKNWALFEVICNDELERVIHNNEMVLPILMNWSHWDPEYSATSYLCVKENNLYDKLDLVLDPTLSLFSELKLSEKKSFKKFYFEFKQSKLAYYKSAQASNPVASWNVEDLLIYIGAESKRSTPTNWNITFIKASEKVTRNKDTPFFGRTMSCNAADEMYRWMASMISAQHPEGLFPPRPLKHSMSAPGSSHVQGAAANTRGQRVLPDISEIKLRKTKMS from the exons ATGGCTACTCAGACCATCCACGATTGGCTCAAAGGAATCCAACTGGACTGCTACGCTCAACTCTTTGAATCATCTGGATACTTTGATTTGACACAATGTATTTCATTGACAGAAGACAATTTAAATGCGATTGGTGTTGGGCCGTTGGGTCACAGAAAACGCATTCTTGCTCATTTACCAGATGCTGATATTTTATTTGGTTTAGTTCCTGCCCCGCCCCCCCAGCAGTTAGAACAATGTGTTGATTATGTTAATCTGCCTGATGGGGATGATTATGTCAATGTCCAGGATGATGTGGGAAATGTCCCAGCCTTGCCACCGAAAACTGATCGGCCTGCTGAGTCGTTGAGGCCAAAGCCAGCACCAAGAAATCGGCGGTCGGTGGCTCGGTCGAGGGCTGGGTCTGATATGAAGGAGACAGAGCAGGAAGTGAGCTCACTGTCTGAAAATAATGGTCAAAGAAAGCGTCCTGTTCCACAGCCACGAGCCAGAATGTCACCGGGATTAAAGCAAAAACCGAATGATTCCTCTGCTGGTAGTTTTGAATCTGAAAGTCTTGCAGACAGCAGGAACTCTCAGACTTTTGAGAAGTCAGGGTTAAAGTCAATGCAAAATGATTTGGTTTGTGAGAGTTCAAAGCCAATCCATGATACACAATCGCCAGACATTGAACTGGCAAGTCCAGAAGAAATgaagatttttaaaattggAATGGACAGTGCGACATCCACTGAGGACAAAACAGAAAAGGACTTTCTTAGTCGCTTGGCTGAAATTGAAACGCAGATAAATGCTGACTTACTAGATTTAGATAAACAGATgagtgatgatagtgatgatagtGACACGGACGGCGTTGGGCAACCCCAAACTGCTGTATCCGTCTCTGCATTGTCTGGTGAGACAGAAACTGTTCAAAGCAGTGGCGGATCAGTTGCAAAATATGGTGTGGCGAGTGATGTGAATAGGTGGCAAGATAACAATTCTGGTGGCCATGCTTTATTTAACACCCAAGTTCCATTGCCGCAATCGTTCAATATGGTTGGAAATGCTCAGGCCAGTTACGACGTCCCTAAATCAACATTGAGTTCATCGCCTGCTCTGACTGGTTGTGATGTCCCAAATACAGTAGTTCCTCTTCAACCTTGTTATGACATCCCATCAGTCCCCGTGCCAGTGAGAACTAGGGAGGACTCCGAGTCTGATGAGGATGAGACATATGATGTACCACCACCACCTCAACGCAAACAGGATGAGACGTATGATGTTCCACCATCTCCACTCCAAATAAACACAGACGAGGATCAGACTTATGATGTACCCAATCAACGGGGAAGTGACATTTATGAGCCAATTTGGATTGTTTCATCACAGGCTGCACAGGTGTCAAATTCGGACCAACAAGAAGTAAAACCTATCCAAACCAATGCATTGCTGGACTCCTTTGGTACCAGCATGACTCTTGGTGTGTCACAAACTCTTTCAAACAGTCTTCCACCGAGTTTCCCGGACGGGAGCTCGGCTGATCCAAACCAGGGTGGTAATATACTTGatttttcacctcctgtgagAAACTTTGAGCAGCTTCTTCCAGAACCTCCAAAGCTTCGTCCTATGCCTGCTGAGCTGACTGAGTTTGACCCACTGCAGAATGTGGACACAACAGTCATGAGATCTGCCGGACCTTTGGAGAATGTCGGTGAGGATGAAATCTACGATGCTCCCCCGCCTTCATTTGCACCGCCAGCTCTTCCCACTCTACCGGTGCGGAAGGCACCTCCTCCCCCGGTGCCACCAAGGATTACAGAAACACTACCAGAAACTCTAGGCCAAAAATCTGACGTCGTTGAAAATGTCTATATTGAGGGAAGCTTTGATGAGTTCAGTAAATTACGAGCAGAATCAACAACATCAAGTTTGGGGAGTCGGAATTCCATGCCGGTTCACCCTCCTCCACCTGTTCCTCTGATGACCAGCCCAATGACGACACCGACACGGATAGCTCCTCCTCCACCCATCATGGAGGAATACAGCCTGCTAGACCGAGACCCTTTCAGCTCAACACCACCAAAGCCCCAAATGCCATTCAAAGTTGCCTCAATATCCTCGTCCCCAAAGGGACGCCTTGATTCAGATGATGAACTTGGAGGTG CTCGCAAGAGTAGGATGGACTCATTTGGTG GCGTTTCTACCGATGACAACCTCAGCCTCAGCGATGGTGGTGAATTCATGGAGTCATGCGAGGACCTGCATACAGTTAGCAAGATGGTCGGCATGAAACCAGCGATTTCACAAAAGAGGATACCCATAACACAGGCAACTTCCAGT CAGCGGACTGTTCAACGTAGCGGCTTCCTCTTCAAACAGGACAGCGGCCAGCGTATCCTGTCACCATCTTGGACGAAGAGGTGGGTCGTATTCAATGGCGATGATCTCAGATACTATGAGGAGAAAAAG AGCATGGTATCCAAGAGGATCATCCCAGTAGCAGTGATGAGGAATGTTGAGAATGAGATCAAACAAGGCGACTCGAAGCCTAATCGCTTCAAGTTGAAGACGGTCGACAGGATGTACATCTTCGCTGCTGACAAGATAGACGATCTGTTCTTGTGGACCAACACACTCATGGAAGCTATCATTACAAACCAGGGCAAG GGTATTGGGAGCCTGCCTGAAGGTCTCTGGATGAACTCTCCTGATCGTGAAGGCTTCCTCAAGATGGACGGCATGAAGGGAAAGGTGTTTGTGGCTATCAAGGGAGAGAAGCTCTGCTATTATAATAACAAAGAG gatttcaaagttggctcTCCAATCCACCAGATCGACATGAAGTTGTGCGCTGTGAAGGAAGTGGGCAAGAACAAGATACAACTCCCAACAAACTACAAGACTTTCAA TTTTACGTGTGAAAGCATCGCCGAGACTCACATGTGGAAGAAGGCCATGGAGGATGCCGTAGCAGAGGGCCTCTCGGATACAAAG GTCGTTGGTATCGTATACGAAAACGAATCCAACCAATTCTGTGCCGACTGTGACGCGTCTGATCCAAGCTGGGCCTCCATCAACCTCGCGATTGTCATGTGTAAGAGATGTGCTGGAATCCATCGACAGCTACACACGCCTGCGTCTAAAGTCAGATCTCTCAAACTTGATACTAAAGTTTGGACTCCAACTGTGATCAAA TTATTCCATATGATAGGGAACAAAGTAGCCAATGAATTCTGGATTGGAATGATCCAGGGCATCAACAAGATATCTCCAGAGTCTGACGA TCTTTCACGCCAGCAGTTTATAGAAACCAAATATCAGGAGCGCAAATATTGTAAGTTCCACCATCTGAAAGACAACATGGAGGCGCTTGATGAGGCGTTGTGTAAGTCTGCTTTGACTGAAGATGTGGCAGAGACTATGAAGCTCATCTTTTCTGGTGCTAAT ATGATGTACATTTCAGACAAGTATGCTCCCCCTATGACCT CTCTGCAACTTGCCAAAAAAGAAGGAAAGACACTTCAAGCA GAGTTTTTATATCACAATGGTGCTGAGGCTGGAGAGAAGGTTACGCCAGGTCGAAGAAACTCGGATAATTATCGACGTCGCATTGTCACCCATAAAGGATACCTTTACAAAACAGGAGCAAACCAAAAAG CAATGAGGTGTAGGGGTTACTTGTATAAGATCAGCAGTCGTCGGAGTG ACTTCCTGAAGCGATGGTGTATCCTAGAGCACTGTACCTTGTGCTATTATCAAGATGAGAAGTCAATGACAGCCAAGGACAGTATCGAGAGCAAAGATATGATCAGTTTATGTGTCACCAAGGTGGAGAA ACAAGAGTACCCTTTTGAGTTGAATACCACCAAGTACGGCGGACGTATCTACCTATTTGGTGCAGAGTCCGAAGAGGCGCGACAAGAATGGATGAAACGCGTCGCCCAGAGTTTCTCACCATCTGACGCCATTAGTTTAATTAACGATTTCACCAAGGCTGGCTACGTATTCTTACGAGATGGTGTTGCAACA tcaTGGGTGCAATGCTGGCTACAACTGCGAGGGAAGGAGCTGGCCTTCTTCAGCGAG TCGGATCAACAGTTTGATGGGGCGGATGTCAGAAAACTTGTTGGTTCAA AGCGCTTTGAGGAGAATGGATGTGCGGAATGCTTTGAGAAAGGGTTCCACTTTGTGATGGACTTCCCAGGAAGAGCGTGGTATATCCAAGCAGACTCTGTGGTAGAAACAGAATCCTGGTATTCCCTCATAGATAAATGCACAAAG GAGAGTGGTAATTCACTAGCAGAGCAGCAGCTGACATCCGAAAATGTGCCAATCATTGTTGAGAAGTGTCTGAGTTTTGTAGCAGCTCACGGCATACAAGTCCAGGGAATCTACCGACTGAATGGCACTCACTCCAAGATCAACAGGCTGCTACAGGACTTCCATAATG ACGCCCGATCTGTCCATCTAAAGTTAGAAGACTACGAAGTCCACGATGTCGCCAATTGCTTGAAGCGATTCTTCCGCACCCTAAACGATCCCTTACTGACTTGTGGGCTCCACAAGAATTTGGTTGAGGCAGCAGCACTAACAGATCATGATTCCAAACTCCAGTTCTACCATTTCTACTTGTCCAAACTGCCATCTGTCAATTACATCACCTTGAGGAAGGTCATCATGCATTTGAATAG TGTTTCAGAACAGGAATGTGTCAACAAGATGGGCGTGACGAACCTCGCCAGCATCTTTGGTCCCGCCCTGATGGTGGTCGATCAAGGTGAAAACACGGGCTATGGATCAACAAATCACGAGATTGCATGTCTGGCAGATTTGATTCTCTACCACAAGTGGTTATTTGAT ATTCAAGACACTGAGCGGCATCTCGAAGAAAAGATCCAGATGGCCCAAGAAAAGATCAAACGTGCAGCGACAGTGAAAGGTCATGGTGGCGATATCATGATTCCGATCTATATTGGGAAGAAGGCGCTTGATCGCAGTCACAATCAGCGCATTCCAGCCACGAAGATTGCCCAGGAGGTTGTTGATTATATCGTGGAGACTGCTAAACTACCACAGAAAAATTGGGCTTTGTTCGAGGTCATTTGCAACGATGAACTTG AGCGAGTGATCCACAACAATGAGATGGTGCTGCCCATCTTGATGAATTGGTCTCACTGGGATCCTGAATATTCAGCGACGAGTTATCTCTGCGTGAAAGAGAACAACTTGTACGACAAGTTGGACTTGGTG CTCGATCCAACGCTCTCCCTGTTCAGTGAACTCAAACTGAGTGAGAAGAAATCCTTTAAAAAGTTCTACTTTGAGTTCAAGCAGTCGAAGCTGGCGTATTACAAGTCTGCTCAGGCAAGCAACCCAGTGGCTTCGTGGAATGTGGAGGACCTTCTCATTTATATTGGTGCTGAAAGCAAGAGGTCTACACCAACCAA ctgGAATATCACGTTCATCAAGGCAAGTGAAAAAGTGACCAG AAATAAGGACACCCCATTCTTTGGGCGGACAATGTCATGTAATGCAGCAGATGAGATGTACCGTTGGATGGCGAGCATGATCAGCGCCCAGCATCCGGAGGGTCTCTTCCCACCTCGGCCGCTAAAGCACTCGATGTCAGCACCTGGTTCGTCTCATGTGCAGGGAGCAGCAGCGAAT ACACGCGGTCAGAGGGTGCTACCAGATATCTCTGAGATTAAGCTGAGGAAAACGAAAATGTCTTAG